The following are from one region of the Halarcobacter sp. genome:
- the ccoG gene encoding cytochrome c oxidase accessory protein CcoG: MEAQTATLKKTPYRIKRYYAYIVATMVALIVPFITINGNHIFLLSFDKKQLHLMGVAFDMQELYLMPFLLMLLFLGIFAVTAIGGRAWCGWSCPQTIFRVVYRDLIEGKLLGLRRIKNKQKEPNWKKAENASKRVIAILLWSLLAIIAAADFMWYFVPPEDFFAYIQNPTEHWFLIGFVLIIAAFLVYDVVWMKENFCVYVCPYSRVQSVLYDDDTYQAIYSTKRGGNIYNESKEKIIFKQKDLPNEQDECTACESCVTVCPTHIDIRKGMQLECINCLECVDACTTVMGKLGKESLVQWTSTRDIEKNEPTKIFRKSTIMYSVALVVIIGLLFVMGGEKEHMLLNVNKTTQLYKVKEGNVVTNNFLFLFQNTDSKTHTYDLEVIDHPDIKITRFKPFKLSPKKMAKKVVILQTDKVLVNDATKDTPITVTIRAFAVDEPEKVTVFRKAVFIYPRADKLKK; the protein is encoded by the coding sequence ATGGAAGCACAAACAGCGACTTTAAAAAAGACTCCATACCGAATAAAACGGTATTATGCTTATATTGTTGCCACTATGGTTGCTTTAATTGTACCTTTTATTACAATTAATGGAAATCATATATTTTTATTATCATTTGATAAAAAGCAACTTCACTTAATGGGTGTTGCATTTGATATGCAAGAATTATATTTAATGCCATTTCTACTTATGTTATTATTCTTAGGTATTTTTGCAGTTACTGCAATTGGAGGAAGAGCATGGTGTGGATGGTCATGTCCGCAAACAATCTTTAGGGTTGTATATAGAGATTTAATCGAAGGAAAACTTTTAGGTCTAAGAAGAATAAAAAATAAACAAAAAGAACCAAATTGGAAAAAAGCAGAAAATGCTTCAAAAAGAGTTATTGCTATATTACTTTGGTCTTTACTAGCTATTATAGCAGCAGCTGACTTTATGTGGTACTTTGTTCCACCTGAGGATTTCTTTGCATATATTCAAAACCCAACTGAACACTGGTTTTTAATAGGTTTTGTTTTAATCATTGCCGCATTTTTAGTATATGATGTGGTTTGGATGAAAGAAAACTTTTGTGTATATGTTTGCCCTTATTCAAGAGTTCAATCAGTACTTTATGATGATGATACTTACCAAGCAATATACTCTACAAAAAGAGGTGGTAATATCTATAATGAATCAAAAGAAAAAATTATCTTTAAGCAAAAAGATTTACCAAATGAACAAGATGAATGTACTGCCTGTGAATCTTGTGTAACTGTATGCCCTACTCATATTGATATTAGAAAAGGTATGCAACTTGAATGTATCAACTGTTTAGAATGTGTTGATGCATGTACAACAGTTATGGGTAAATTAGGAAAAGAATCTTTAGTACAATGGACAAGTACAAGGGATATTGAAAAAAATGAACCTACTAAAATATTTAGGAAATCTACAATTATGTACTCAGTAGCACTTGTAGTTATTATTGGTCTTTTATTTGTAATGGGTGGAGAAAAAGAGCATATGTTGTTAAATGTAAATAAAACAACACAACTTTATAAAGTAAAAGAAGGAAATGTTGTAACAAATAACTTCTTATTCCTTTTCCAAAACACTGATTCTAAAACTCATACATATGATTTAGAAGTAATTGATCATCCAGATATTAAAATTACAAGATTTAAACCATTTAAATTAAGCCCTAAAAAAATGGCTAAAAAAGTAGTTATTTTACAAACAGATAAAGTACTTGTAAATGATGCTACAAAAGATACACCAATCACTGTTACAATCAGAGCTTTTGCGGTTGATGAACCTGAAAAAGTAACTGTATTTAGAAAAGCAGTATTTATCTATCCAAGAGCTGACAAGCTAAAAAAATAA
- a CDS encoding CTP synthase, whose amino-acid sequence MTKFIFVTGGVLSSLGKGITSASIATILKQSGFQVSMLKIDPYLNVDPGTMSPLEHGEVFVTADGAETDLDLGNYERFIDKTLTAKNSFTTGQVYQSVIRRERKGGYLGKTIQVIPHVVDEIKDRIYAAAEDNDFLIIELGGTVGDIEGLPFMEAIRAMKHELPKTNTMNIHVSLIPYIKAAGELKTKPTQHSVQELRRIGITPHMLVCRTEKPLPKNLKDKLALSCDIDRNAVIEAGDAQSIYQVPLHFIKEGILNPLSEHFNVKLKPNMEKWDTLVKNILVPQDEVTIAFVGKYLDLKESYKSLIEALIHAGAHLNTKVNIVWCDSQRIEDSGAYEIIGNADGILVAGGFGHRGVLGKLEAIKYARENKIPYLGICLGMQLAVIEYARNVLEIEDANSVEFDTETPNPFIYLIDEFIDQSGNKQVRTKKSPMGGTMRLGEYPFEPLKGSNLQKAYGTEKVYYERHRHRYEANPAYKEQLEKAGMQITGQSNGLIEAVEIKDHPWFVGVQFHPEFTSHLETPNPIILEFVKQANATK is encoded by the coding sequence ATGACTAAATTCATATTTGTTACAGGTGGGGTTTTAAGCTCACTAGGAAAAGGTATTACCTCAGCTTCTATAGCAACTATTTTAAAACAATCAGGTTTTCAAGTTTCAATGCTTAAAATCGATCCATATTTAAATGTTGACCCAGGGACTATGAGTCCCCTAGAGCATGGAGAGGTTTTCGTTACAGCTGATGGTGCAGAAACAGACTTGGATTTAGGAAACTACGAAAGATTTATAGATAAAACTCTTACTGCAAAAAACTCTTTTACAACAGGTCAAGTTTACCAAAGTGTAATTAGAAGGGAAAGAAAAGGTGGATACTTAGGTAAGACTATTCAAGTTATTCCACATGTTGTAGATGAGATTAAAGACAGAATTTATGCAGCAGCTGAAGATAATGACTTTTTAATCATTGAGCTTGGTGGAACTGTTGGGGATATAGAAGGTTTACCTTTTATGGAAGCAATTAGAGCTATGAAACATGAGTTACCAAAAACAAATACAATGAATATTCATGTAAGTTTAATCCCTTACATAAAAGCTGCAGGAGAACTAAAAACAAAACCTACACAACACTCTGTACAAGAATTGAGAAGAATTGGTATCACTCCACATATGTTAGTATGTAGAACAGAGAAACCTCTTCCAAAAAATCTAAAAGATAAACTTGCACTTTCATGTGATATTGATAGAAATGCAGTTATTGAAGCAGGAGATGCACAATCAATTTATCAAGTGCCTCTTCACTTTATCAAAGAGGGTATTTTAAATCCTTTATCTGAGCACTTCAATGTAAAACTAAAACCAAATATGGAAAAATGGGATACATTAGTAAAAAATATTCTTGTACCTCAAGATGAAGTTACAATTGCATTTGTTGGTAAATATCTAGATTTAAAAGAGTCTTATAAATCATTAATCGAAGCACTAATTCACGCTGGAGCTCACCTAAATACAAAAGTAAATATTGTTTGGTGTGATTCTCAGAGAATAGAAGATAGTGGAGCATATGAAATTATCGGAAATGCTGATGGTATCTTAGTTGCAGGTGGATTTGGGCACAGAGGTGTTTTAGGGAAACTTGAAGCTATTAAATATGCAAGAGAAAATAAAATTCCATATCTTGGTATCTGTTTAGGTATGCAGTTAGCAGTTATAGAATATGCTAGAAATGTACTTGAGATTGAAGATGCTAACTCAGTTGAATTTGATACAGAAACACCAAATCCATTTATATATTTAATTGATGAATTTATTGACCAAAGTGGTAACAAACAAGTTAGAACTAAAAAATCTCCTATGGGAGGAACAATGAGACTTGGGGAATATCCATTTGAACCACTAAAAGGAAGTAATCTTCAAAAAGCTTATGGTACAGAAAAAGTATATTATGAAAGACATAGACATAGATATGAGGCAAACCCAGCATATAAAGAACAATTAGAAAAAGCAGGTATGCAAATAACTGGTCAATCTAATGGTCTTATTGAGGCTGTAGAGATAAAAGACCATCCATGGTTTGTAGGAGTTCAATTCCACCCAGAATTTACTTCACACTTAGAAACACCAAATCCAATTATTTTAGAGTTTGTAAAACAAGCGAACGCCACTAAGTAA
- the recJ gene encoding single-stranded-DNA-specific exonuclease RecJ, whose product MSKITKKKLFDLLKARHEDNQYTRLAQIPKPDSFKDIDKATKRIKKALETNEQITIVGDYDVDGVVSTTIIVDFFKKIGVEVNHIIPNRFKHGYGLSPKIVDMIDSGLVITVDNGISAVNAAKKLKEKNIDLIITDHHTVGDELPDALAIINPKQEDCTFPFKDICGAQVAWYLCAAIKKEINADVNLQEFFDLLCIAIIADIMPMTSLNYTMVKHGLKLIKQSQRPAFIKINEMMQKNLYVSDDIGFTIAPKINSAGRMDDASVALSFLLSENIYDANNSLQLLEELNCYRKVLQERISQKANNATNEEDNAVIVWGDDWHEGVIGIVASKLSNSHKKPAFIFSIKDGIAKGSARANANINLHSIISETSDLLIGFGGHKNAAGLSMKASNLEEFKERINSLLNIEPEELHIEHDVLGELDASCVDIEFLDIIEKFEPYGLDNHRPIFKISNSKVMKSQLFGKDKNHLKLTLNNNGFVFEALQFHTENKILDEYISLVVSINKNEFRGEVSPQFLIQDIL is encoded by the coding sequence ATGTCAAAAATTACGAAAAAAAAACTTTTCGATCTTTTAAAAGCAAGGCATGAGGATAACCAATATACTCGCCTTGCCCAAATACCTAAACCTGATAGTTTTAAAGATATAGATAAAGCTACAAAAAGAATCAAAAAAGCTTTAGAAACAAATGAACAAATCACTATTGTTGGAGATTATGATGTTGATGGAGTAGTATCTACTACAATTATAGTTGACTTCTTCAAAAAAATTGGAGTAGAAGTAAATCATATTATTCCAAACAGATTTAAACATGGATATGGTTTATCACCTAAGATTGTTGATATGATTGATTCTGGTTTAGTAATAACAGTAGACAATGGTATTTCTGCTGTAAATGCTGCTAAAAAACTAAAAGAAAAAAATATAGATTTGATTATCACAGACCATCATACAGTTGGAGATGAACTTCCTGATGCACTTGCAATCATAAATCCTAAACAAGAAGATTGTACTTTTCCATTTAAAGATATATGTGGAGCACAAGTTGCTTGGTATTTATGTGCAGCAATAAAAAAAGAGATCAATGCAGATGTAAACTTACAAGAGTTTTTTGACCTTTTATGTATTGCAATAATAGCTGATATCATGCCAATGACAAGTTTAAACTATACTATGGTTAAACACGGGCTAAAGTTAATAAAACAATCTCAAAGACCAGCTTTTATAAAAATAAATGAGATGATGCAAAAGAACCTATATGTTTCAGATGATATTGGTTTTACAATTGCACCTAAAATCAATAGTGCAGGAAGAATGGATGATGCTTCAGTTGCCTTATCTTTTTTATTATCTGAAAATATATATGATGCAAATAATTCATTACAACTTTTAGAAGAATTAAATTGTTATAGAAAAGTTCTTCAAGAAAGAATCTCTCAAAAAGCAAACAATGCAACAAATGAAGAAGATAATGCAGTAATTGTTTGGGGAGATGATTGGCATGAAGGTGTTATTGGGATTGTCGCATCTAAGCTTTCAAATTCACATAAAAAACCAGCTTTTATTTTTTCTATTAAAGATGGAATAGCAAAAGGAAGTGCTAGAGCAAATGCTAATATAAATCTTCACTCTATTATTTCTGAAACATCTGATTTATTAATAGGTTTCGGTGGACATAAAAATGCCGCTGGCTTATCTATGAAAGCATCAAATCTTGAAGAGTTTAAAGAGAGAATTAACTCTTTGTTGAATATTGAACCTGAAGAGCTACATATAGAACATGATGTCTTAGGAGAGCTTGATGCTTCATGTGTTGATATAGAGTTTTTAGATATTATTGAAAAGTTTGAACCATATGGATTAGATAATCACAGACCTATATTTAAAATATCAAATTCTAAAGTTATGAAATCTCAACTTTTTGGAAAAGACAAAAACCATTTAAAGCTAACACTAAATAATAATGGCTTTGTATTCGAAGCTTTACAATTTCACACAGAAAATAAAATATTAGATGAATATATAAGTTTAGTAGTATCTATAAATAAAAATGAATTTAGAGGGGAAGTAAGCCCTCAGTTTCTAATCCAAGATATTTTATAA
- a CDS encoding FlgO family outer membrane protein, with translation MNNFFVKVLKYNLLPILLITFFTGCVDMVKEVTTGNIAKKIASKSPTYHKNLTGANDFNSLVENLIQDQESKVAKYITSEEIILVPDFVNINRLQNRSKLGFLLSEQMKNSLSNRGIIIKAIELGRDFQYGKHGFNLLTRNQKDIKDKTVDNNYAFVGTYSITTQSLIVFIKLIDIKNGTILSSAYSETLIDEEILDLERSSSHSHIITPMVL, from the coding sequence ATGAATAATTTTTTTGTAAAAGTATTGAAGTATAATCTACTTCCAATACTTTTAATTACTTTCTTTACCGGATGTGTTGATATGGTAAAAGAGGTTACTACAGGTAATATTGCTAAAAAGATAGCTAGTAAATCTCCTACATATCACAAAAACTTAACTGGTGCAAATGATTTTAATTCGCTTGTTGAAAATCTTATTCAAGACCAAGAATCAAAAGTAGCTAAATATATAACTTCTGAAGAGATTATATTAGTACCTGATTTTGTTAATATAAATAGATTACAAAATCGTTCAAAATTGGGCTTTCTTTTATCTGAACAAATGAAAAATTCATTATCTAACAGAGGTATTATCATAAAAGCTATTGAGCTTGGAAGAGATTTTCAGTATGGCAAGCATGGATTTAATCTCTTAACAAGAAACCAAAAAGATATAAAAGATAAAACAGTTGATAATAATTATGCTTTTGTAGGAACTTATAGTATCACTACACAAAGTTTAATAGTTTTTATAAAACTTATAGATATAAAAAATGGAACAATTTTGAGTTCTGCATATAGTGAAACTTTGATTGATGAAGAGATTTTAGATTTGGAAAGAAGTTCTTCCCATTCTCATATAATCACTCCAATGGTTTTATAA
- a CDS encoding FlgO family outer membrane protein has protein sequence MYKTFAKSCLVAATVSLFLGCSVKSPLLQSYSDNSVDKENQKVQVTKQHIEVANDMQQNVTTQYTLEATINSLAAQMMQNQKMSTNKPILITSFVRLDNFKKTTEFGRIVSESLINEMSNRGFNIIEYRGQMAVSINERGEYFISRNPHKLKEKIPNTYVVVGTYSRQYGKIMLNARVMDNITGKIISSARSTFQHNRKNDCILFKDCKPARTINIIEEK, from the coding sequence ATGTATAAAACTTTCGCTAAATCTTGCCTTGTAGCTGCAACTGTTTCATTATTTTTAGGGTGTTCTGTAAAATCACCACTTCTTCAAAGTTATTCAGATAACTCAGTTGATAAAGAAAATCAAAAAGTTCAAGTTACAAAACAACATATTGAAGTAGCAAATGATATGCAACAAAATGTTACTACGCAATATACACTTGAAGCAACTATTAACTCATTGGCAGCACAAATGATGCAAAACCAAAAAATGAGTACAAATAAACCAATTTTAATCACATCTTTTGTAAGACTGGATAATTTTAAAAAAACTACTGAGTTTGGAAGAATTGTAAGTGAAAGTTTAATTAATGAGATGTCTAATAGAGGTTTTAATATTATAGAATATAGAGGTCAAATGGCTGTATCTATAAATGAAAGAGGTGAGTATTTTATTAGTAGAAATCCACATAAATTAAAAGAAAAAATACCAAATACATATGTTGTAGTTGGTACTTATTCAAGACAATATGGAAAAATTATGTTAAATGCAAGAGTTATGGATAATATTACTGGTAAAATTATTTCAAGTGCAAGATCAACTTTCCAACACAATAGAAAAAATGATTGTATTCTTTTCAAAGATTGTAAACCAGCAAGAACTATTAATATAATCGAAGAAAAATAG
- a CDS encoding DJ-1 family glyoxalase III — protein sequence MSKVLLPISNGFEEIEALTIADICRRAEIEVVIASIEDLKVSGAHNISVNADSLLKDVNPDDFDMIVLPGGLPNAFNLADDELLKTILKKFKNENKYIGAICAAPYALHKAEVLNKEYTCYPSFEQRIDSSNYVEDKIIVQDEKVITSQGPATAMPFALELVKILKGEEISTQVKNELLA from the coding sequence ATGTCAAAAGTTTTATTACCAATATCAAACGGTTTTGAAGAGATTGAAGCTTTAACTATAGCTGATATTTGTAGACGAGCAGAGATAGAAGTTGTTATAGCATCAATTGAAGATTTAAAAGTTTCAGGTGCTCATAATATAAGTGTTAATGCAGATTCACTTTTAAAAGACGTAAACCCAGATGATTTTGATATGATAGTTTTACCAGGAGGCCTTCCAAATGCCTTTAATCTTGCAGATGATGAGTTATTAAAGACTATATTAAAAAAATTTAAAAATGAAAATAAATATATTGGTGCCATTTGTGCAGCACCTTATGCTTTACATAAAGCAGAGGTTTTAAATAAAGAATACACATGCTACCCAAGTTTTGAACAAAGAATAGATTCTTCAAATTATGTTGAAGATAAAATTATAGTACAAGATGAAAAAGTAATAACTTCACAAGGACCAGCTACAGCAATGCCTTTTGCGTTAGAACTTGTAAAGATATTAAAAGGTGAAGAGATTTCAACTCAAGTAAAGAATGAACTTTTAGCTTAA
- a CDS encoding glycosyltransferase encodes MKNLNICLVSDTVFDVNGVSRFIQDFAKEAVTYNKEFTVITSTKKEAEESFANIKNIKPIFRMKMPYYQSLDLVLPNFFKIKAEIKKINPDLLHISTPGTVGLCALISAKLLKIPVVGIYHTDFPAYMYKNTKNRFFRWSTIKFLKFFYGSYKALFSRSDEYFKTLKEQLSFKDEDLYLLKAGINIESFDKEFKDDSIWSKYQVDNKKFKVLYVGRVSVEKNVHKLLNLWQEAKLENCQLILVGDKELKTTIEDESITYLGRKRGKELSSIYASSDCFIFPSTTDTLGQVVMEAMSSSLPVIVTTKGGPKTFVKKDFGYIVDINSNKEVIEALKELAKKDEEYFSKRNKAYEFMRDMSISHSFLDFWEKNEEILKKLS; translated from the coding sequence ATGAAAAATTTAAATATATGCTTAGTTAGTGATACAGTTTTTGATGTTAATGGTGTTTCAAGATTTATTCAAGATTTTGCAAAAGAAGCAGTAACATATAATAAGGAGTTTACTGTAATTACCTCTACAAAAAAAGAAGCTGAAGAGAGTTTTGCAAATATTAAAAATATAAAACCTATATTTAGAATGAAAATGCCTTATTATCAATCTTTGGATTTGGTATTACCAAATTTTTTTAAAATAAAAGCAGAGATAAAAAAAATTAATCCTGATTTATTACATATCTCAACGCCAGGGACTGTAGGTTTATGCGCTTTAATAAGCGCAAAATTATTGAAAATACCAGTTGTTGGTATTTATCATACGGATTTTCCTGCTTATATGTATAAAAATACAAAAAATAGATTTTTTCGTTGGAGTACAATTAAATTTTTAAAATTTTTTTATGGTTCATATAAAGCTTTGTTTTCTAGATCTGACGAATATTTTAAAACTTTAAAAGAGCAACTAAGTTTTAAGGATGAAGATTTATATCTTTTAAAAGCAGGGATAAATATTGAAAGCTTTGATAAAGAGTTTAAAGATGATTCTATTTGGAGTAAATATCAAGTTGATAACAAAAAATTTAAAGTTTTATATGTGGGTAGAGTTTCTGTTGAAAAAAATGTACATAAGCTTTTAAACCTTTGGCAAGAAGCAAAGTTAGAAAATTGTCAGTTGATATTAGTTGGGGATAAAGAACTTAAAACAACAATTGAAGATGAATCAATTACTTATTTAGGTAGAAAAAGAGGTAAAGAACTATCTTCAATATATGCTTCAAGTGATTGTTTTATTTTCCCTTCTACAACTGATACTTTAGGTCAAGTTGTTATGGAAGCCATGTCTTCTTCTCTTCCTGTAATAGTTACCACTAAAGGTGGTCCTAAAACATTTGTAAAAAAAGATTTTGGATATATTGTTGATATAAATTCAAATAAAGAGGTTATTGAAGCCTTAAAAGAATTAGCAAAAAAAGATGAAGAGTATTTTTCTAAGAGAAATAAAGCATATGAGTTTATGAGAGATATGTCTATCTCTCATAGTTTTTTAGATTTTTGGGAAAAAAATGAAGAGATTTTGAAAAAATTAAGCTAA
- a CDS encoding UDP-2,3-diacylglucosamine diphosphatase has translation MKYKSIFISDIHLGTKFSNTKQLLDFLKNNECDNLFLVGDIIDGWAIKRKFVWPQSHSDVIQKILKRARKGCNVTFITGNHDEFLRPFVPLILGHSLEIKNELIYTSIIGKKYLVTHGDFFDSITMTKKWLAILGDYGYELLLNVNQTLNVIRTKLGIKSKWSLSKYVKDNVKSSVSFITDFEATLANHAKYKGYDGIICGHIHKAETKMIDQVEYLNCGDWVESCTAIVETYEGEFKVINWLHK, from the coding sequence ATGAAATACAAGAGTATATTTATATCAGATATTCATTTGGGAACTAAATTTTCAAATACAAAACAATTATTAGATTTTTTAAAAAACAATGAGTGTGATAACCTATTTCTAGTAGGAGACATAATAGATGGTTGGGCAATAAAAAGGAAATTTGTATGGCCACAATCACATTCAGATGTTATTCAAAAGATTTTAAAAAGAGCAAGAAAAGGTTGCAATGTAACTTTTATAACTGGTAACCATGATGAATTTTTAAGACCTTTTGTTCCTTTAATATTAGGGCACTCCCTTGAAATAAAAAATGAACTAATCTATACCTCAATAATAGGAAAAAAATATCTAGTAACCCATGGAGATTTTTTTGATTCTATTACAATGACAAAAAAATGGTTGGCAATACTTGGTGACTATGGATATGAACTACTTTTAAATGTAAATCAAACCCTAAATGTAATTAGAACAAAATTAGGTATTAAATCAAAATGGTCTTTATCTAAATATGTAAAAGACAATGTAAAATCTTCAGTTTCTTTTATAACTGATTTTGAGGCAACCTTAGCAAATCATGCAAAATATAAAGGTTATGATGGCATAATATGTGGACATATTCATAAAGCAGAAACAAAAATGATAGACCAAGTTGAGTACCTCAACTGCGGTGATTGGGTTGAGTCATGTACAGCTATTGTTGAAACATATGAAGGTGAATTTAAAGTTATTAATTGGTTACATAAATGA
- a CDS encoding patatin-like phospholipase family protein → MSEKKLALALGGGAARGAFHLGALHFMEESNIQIDAYAGSSIGAIIAASHASGVKAKEQLKIFSSSELKTALKFNYFKNGLIRIERNHQVLDKILPIKNLEDIPKKIYITAYDLKKRELHYFDEGDTHTLCMASSALIPLFKPISYKNMYLIDGGLFDSVPIKPFDNSIYDTLSIDLFPKSNSLEKKRKNPLKTLKKKLFTQLYENHIFTIENSSQYLASLEIRDYSMFTFKELDDCFKLGYQEAKKHFLSSK, encoded by the coding sequence ATGAGTGAAAAAAAATTAGCCTTAGCCTTAGGTGGTGGGGCAGCTAGAGGTGCTTTTCATTTAGGTGCACTTCATTTTATGGAAGAGAGTAATATTCAAATTGATGCTTATGCAGGAAGTTCTATAGGAGCAATAATTGCAGCATCCCATGCAAGTGGGGTAAAAGCAAAAGAACAATTAAAAATATTTTCTTCTAGTGAACTCAAAACCGCCTTGAAATTTAACTACTTTAAAAATGGTTTGATTCGAATAGAAAGAAACCATCAAGTTTTAGATAAAATCTTACCAATAAAAAATCTAGAAGATATTCCCAAAAAAATATATATAACTGCCTATGATTTAAAAAAAAGAGAGCTTCACTATTTTGATGAAGGAGATACTCATACTTTATGTATGGCTTCAAGTGCTTTGATTCCACTTTTTAAACCTATCTCATATAAAAATATGTATTTAATAGATGGGGGACTTTTTGATTCAGTACCTATCAAACCCTTTGATAATAGTATTTATGACACTTTATCAATTGACCTTTTTCCTAAAAGCAATAGTTTAGAGAAAAAAAGAAAAAACCCCTTAAAAACTCTCAAAAAGAAGCTTTTTACACAATTATATGAAAACCATATTTTTACTATAGAAAACTCTAGTCAATACCTTGCATCTTTAGAGATTAGAGATTATTCAATGTTTACATTTAAAGAGTTAGATGATTGTTTTAAATTAGGATATCAAGAAGCAAAAAAACATTTTTTATCATCTAAATAA